DNA from Deinococcus reticulitermitis:
TGCGCCCCGAGAGCGTATACGGCGAGAGCAAGCTGATGACCGAGAACATGATCCGGGCCTTTCACGCCGCGCACGGCCTCCCTTACGTGATCCTGCGTTACTTCAACGTGTGCGGCGCGGCGCCCGGCGGCGAGATCGGGGAAGCGCACAAGAGCAAGACCCACCTGATCGAGCTCGCCTGCCTCACGGCGCTCGGGCAGCGGGAAAAGATGATGATCTTCGGCGACGACTACCCCACCCCCGACGGCACCTGTATCCGCGACTACGTGCACGTGCAGGACCTCGCCGACGCCCACGTGCTCGCGGTCGAGGCGCTGCACGCCGGGCGGACGCAGGCGGCCACCTACAACGTCGGGCTGGGGCGCGGCTTCTCGGTGCGCGAGGTGCTGGGCGCGGTGGACGAGGTGGTCGGCACGCCGCTGAGGCGCGAGCTCGCTCCCCGGCGCGCGGGTGACCCACCCCGACTGGTGGCGGACCCGAGCCGCATCCAGGCGGAACTCGGCTTCTCTCCGCGCTTCACGGACCTGCGTGAGATCGTGCAGACCGCCTGGGACTGGCACCGGGGGCATCCGCACGGTTTTGGGGAGGGGTGAGGCGCGTTACTGCTCTTTCCCGTCCTTCCCGCTGCGGCCCTTCTCGAATGCCTCACCGAAGATGAGGCCCAGCGCGGTGCCGAGGGCCACCCCGACGGCGAGTTGACCGGTGGCGACGCCGATGGCCGTGCCGACGCCGATGCCCACGGCCAGCCCTGCTCCCCGTCCGGCACCTTTCCCTGAGTTGTTCGGTTTCATACCCCCGATACGCGGTCAGGCCGCCGGGCGTTGCCAGCTACTCTCCCTCCAGCCGCTCCACTTCCTCCATCTGTGCCGCGCCGCGCGTACCGTCGCGCAGGGCCGCGAGGAAGGCGGGGGCGTCCTCCGGGTAGACCTCGACGCGCAGCGACACGCCCGCCGCCGTGTACCCTTCCTCTCCCCGCACGGTGTCCCACTGACCGAGCAGGTGATAGAGGGTGCTGAGGTGCTCGAATGGCACGCTCACCTGGAACTTTTGCCGGGGCCGGACCTCCAGCCGGGGCGCCGCGCGCAGGCACTCCGCCGCCGTGCCCCCGTAGGCGCGCACCAGCCCGCCGGCCCCGAGCTTGACGCCGCCGTAGTAGCGCACGACGACCACCATCACGTGATCCACGCCCTGCCCTTCGATGGCGCGCAGGATCGGCGCTCCCGCCGTGCCGCCCGGCTCGCCGTCGTCGCTGAAGCGGTAGGCCGCGCCGATGCGGTAGGCCCAGCAGTGGTGCGTCGCGTCCGGGTAGCGCGAGCGCAGGGCCGCGAGCTGCGCCAGCGCCTCCTCGGGCGAGTCGGCCCGCTCGGCGAAGGCCAGGAATTCGGAATTTTCGATCACCGCATCATGGCGGTGCGGGGCGGCGAGAGTGGTGAAGGGTGGGGGCAGATCGGGGGACAAGGCGAGGGGCAGTTTAAAGCGCGGGGGTCATGGGCGCCCTCCTGCCCTCGTACCGACTGGCTCTGATTCCAGAACATCCGGGCAACCCACCGGATGTTCTTCCATCGCCGCCAGCCGGTATCTGTTGCCTCTCCCTTCGGTCGGGTTCGTCTGCGACTCACCGCAACTTGGTCTCACTCCAGCAGCCCGCGCCGCCGCAGTTCTCCGCGCGCCTGCCACAGCGTCAGGGCGCTCGGGCCGTCTTTGATCTCGCCGGCTTCGAGCTGGCGGTAGACCTCGGAGAGCGGCAGCACGAGGGGTTCGAGGGTCTCGGTGTCCTCGGGCTGCGCTTCCCCCAGCGTGACGCCGAGGGCGAGCAGGGGATAGAACACCACACCGCTGATGCTCGGCTGCGGGTAGAAGCCGGGCAGAGGGACCCACTCGCGCGCCGCGCCGCCTACTTCTTCGAGCAGTTCGCGCGCCGCCGCCGCGTGCAGCGCCTCGCCGGGCTCGATGCCGCCCGCGACGATCTCGGTGAGGGTGGCGCGCAGGGGGTAGCGGTACTGCCGGATCATCACGGCCTCGCCCGCCTCCGTGACCGGCAGGATGAACACGGCGCGCGGCCCCCGGCGGCGGTACTGGTAGACCGTCTCGACGCCGGTCGGCAGCCGCACGCGGTCCTCGTGGACGGCGCGCATCCCCGGAAACAGCTCGCGCGAACTCAGGGTCTCCCAGGGCTGCGCCTCGTCCTCGGTGAGGGTGGCCCAGTTGGGGTGCGGCTCTGGAGCAGACGGTTCCGGGGCAGACATGGAACCATTGTGGCGCACGCGCAGGAGGCACGCGGGCCGCATACTGGGCGCATGTTCAAAGTTGAGGCCGCCGAGCTGATCGTTGCGCGCTTGCCGCTGAAGTTCCGCTTCGAGACGAGTTTCGGGGTGCAGACCGAGAAGGTGATTCCCCTGCTGATCCTCCACGGGGACGGCGTGCAGGGCGTCGCGGAAGGCACGATGGAGCGCGCGCCGATGTACCGCGAGGAGACGATCACCGGAGCGCTCGGGCTGCTGCGCGAGGTCTTCTTGCCGCGCATTCTGGGCCGGAGTTTTCCCAACCCAGAGGCGCTGAACGACGCCCTCGGCAGCTTCCGGGGCAACCGCATGGCGCGCGCGATGGTCGAGATGGCGGCCTGGGACCTCTGGGCACGGACCCTCGGCGTTCCGCTCGGCACGCTGCTCGGCGGACGCAAGGAGGCGGTCGAGGTGGGCGTGAGCCTCGGCATCCAGCCGGACGAGGCCGCGACGGTGGAGATCGTGCGCCGACACGTCGAAGAGGGCTACCGCCGCATCAAGCTCAAGATCAAGCCCGGCTGGGACGTGCAGCCGGTGCGCGCGGTGCGCGAGGCCTTTCCTGATATCCGGCTCACGGTGGACGCCAACTCGGCCTACACCCTCGCGGACGCGGGGCGGCTGCGGGCGCTGGACGACTTCGACCTCACCTACATCGAGCAGCCGCTCGCCTGGGACGACCTGCTCGACCACGCCGAACTCGCGCGGCGCCTGCGCACGCCGCTGTGCCTCGACGAATCGGTGGCCTCGGCGCGGGATGCCCGGCAGGGGCTCGCCCTAGGCGCCGGGGGCGTCATCAATATCAAGGTGGCGCGGGTGGGCGGGCACGCCGAGGCGCGGCGGGTGCACGACATCGCCGAAGCCTTCGGCGCGCCGGTCTGGTGCGGCGGGATGCTGGAAAGCGGCGTCGGGCGCGCGCACAATATCCACCTCTCCACCCTTCCCAACTTCCGGCTGCCCGGCGACACGAGCAGCGCGAGCCGCTACTGGGAACGCGACCTGATCGAGGAGCCGCTCGAAGCAGAGAGCGGCCTGATGCCGGTGCCGCCGGGACCGGGGACGGGCGTGACGCTCGACCGCGCCTTCGTCGGTGAAATCGCCGAGCTGCAAGAGGAGCACCGCGTTTGAGCCTGCCCCACTCGCTCAGCGACTACGTCATCCGCGACGTGACCGACCCCTGGGACCTGCGCGAACTCGAAGGGGTGCAGGTGGCTGCCTGGGGCTACGCCGACCGCGACGTGACGCCCGGCACGCTGCTGCGTGTCAGCTCGGTGATGGGCGGCGTCGTGCTCGGGGCGTACCCCGCGCAGGCCGGCGAGGGGGAAGGCGGCGGGGGGGCGGTGGGACTCGCCTACGGCTTTCCGGCGCTGCGGGACGGCGAGGTCTGGCACCACTCGCACCTGCTCGCGCTGCGGCCAGGGGCGCGGCGCTCGGGGCTGGCCGTCGCGCTCAAGCTCGCGCAGCGGGAGCGCGCCCTCGCCCAGGGCCTGACGCGCATGACCTGGACCTTCGACCCCCTGGTGCCGCGCAACGCCCGGCTCAATTTCGGCAAGCTCGGCGCCGTCTCGCGGCGCTATCTGCCCGACTGGTACGCGCTGGGCGAGAACCGCGAGACCGCCTTTCCCGCCGACCGCCTGCTCGTCGAGTGGGATCTGACCCGCCCGCACGCCGAGCGCCCGGCGCCCCCGCCACGCGGCGAACTCGCGCTGGCGGCGCAGGGTACGGAGCCCGGCCCTCCGAGGCTGGAGCTGCGCGGCGCGCAGCTGCTCGCCGAGGTGCCGGTTCATCCCCAGCCTGCCCCGGTACAACTCGCGTGGCGCCTCGCCCTGCGTGAAACCCTGACCGCGTACCTCGCGCGCGGCTACGTGGTGACGGACCTCGCCCGCGAAGGGGAGCGGGCCTTTTACATACTGGAGAAATAAAAAAGGGGAGCTCCCTCTAAAATGGAAAGCTCCTCTCTCATCTGGCAGGGATACTAGGATTCGAACCTAGACAAACAGATCCAAAATCTGTTGTGCT
Protein-coding regions in this window:
- the galE gene encoding UDP-glucose 4-epimerase GalE; translation: MKLLVVGGAGYIGSHTVRQLRGAGHEVAVFDNLVSGHAEAVPGGVELIRGDLLDAASIRAALEAQQPDAVIHFAALIEVGESMREPEKYYRNNVVGSLNLLAALKDTRPVPLVFSSTAAVYGTTDAVPIPEDAPLRPESVYGESKLMTENMIRAFHAAHGLPYVILRYFNVCGAAPGGEIGEAHKSKTHLIELACLTALGQREKMMIFGDDYPTPDGTCIRDYVHVQDLADAHVLAVEALHAGRTQAATYNVGLGRGFSVREVLGAVDEVVGTPLRRELAPRRAGDPPRLVADPSRIQAELGFSPRFTDLREIVQTAWDWHRGHPHGFGEG
- a CDS encoding IMPACT family protein translates to MSPDLPPPFTTLAAPHRHDAVIENSEFLAFAERADSPEEALAQLAALRSRYPDATHHCWAYRIGAAYRFSDDGEPGGTAGAPILRAIEGQGVDHVMVVVVRYYGGVKLGAGGLVRAYGGTAAECLRAAPRLEVRPRQKFQVSVPFEHLSTLYHLLGQWDTVRGEEGYTAAGVSLRVEVYPEDAPAFLAALRDGTRGAAQMEEVERLEGE
- a CDS encoding NUDIX domain-containing protein; translated protein: MSAPEPSAPEPHPNWATLTEDEAQPWETLSSRELFPGMRAVHEDRVRLPTGVETVYQYRRRGPRAVFILPVTEAGEAVMIRQYRYPLRATLTEIVAGGIEPGEALHAAAARELLEEVGGAAREWVPLPGFYPQPSISGVVFYPLLALGVTLGEAQPEDTETLEPLVLPLSEVYRQLEAGEIKDGPSALTLWQARGELRRRGLLE
- the menC gene encoding o-succinylbenzoate synthase; translation: MFKVEAAELIVARLPLKFRFETSFGVQTEKVIPLLILHGDGVQGVAEGTMERAPMYREETITGALGLLREVFLPRILGRSFPNPEALNDALGSFRGNRMARAMVEMAAWDLWARTLGVPLGTLLGGRKEAVEVGVSLGIQPDEAATVEIVRRHVEEGYRRIKLKIKPGWDVQPVRAVREAFPDIRLTVDANSAYTLADAGRLRALDDFDLTYIEQPLAWDDLLDHAELARRLRTPLCLDESVASARDARQGLALGAGGVINIKVARVGGHAEARRVHDIAEAFGAPVWCGGMLESGVGRAHNIHLSTLPNFRLPGDTSSASRYWERDLIEEPLEAESGLMPVPPGPGTGVTLDRAFVGEIAELQEEHRV
- a CDS encoding acyl-CoA acyltransferase, with protein sequence MSLPHSLSDYVIRDVTDPWDLRELEGVQVAAWGYADRDVTPGTLLRVSSVMGGVVLGAYPAQAGEGEGGGGAVGLAYGFPALRDGEVWHHSHLLALRPGARRSGLAVALKLAQRERALAQGLTRMTWTFDPLVPRNARLNFGKLGAVSRRYLPDWYALGENRETAFPADRLLVEWDLTRPHAERPAPPPRGELALAAQGTEPGPPRLELRGAQLLAEVPVHPQPAPVQLAWRLALRETLTAYLARGYVVTDLAREGERAFYILEK